In bacterium, the DNA window AGATCGAAGCCCCTCCCGGCCTGTCACGCAGAGGGCTGACGCCTGACACGATTCCAGAGGCGTGCCAGCTCCTCCCGCAGCACGGCGCCGCCGAGCCACCAGGCGAGGGGCACGCAGAGCGCAGCAAAGACGAGGCCGCGGCCGGTGAGCGTCCGGAGCGCACCCAGGGCGCCTTCGCCCTGGGCGGGGATCAGTAGTGCCAGCGCGGCGGCGGCACCGCCGCATGCGGCCGCGCGAAGGACGCTACCGGCGAGAACGCCGAGGGATGGAGCCCCGTGAAGGATGCGCGCGGCCGCGAGGGTTGCCAGTGCGTTTGCCGTCACGGCGATCGCTCCCGCCAGGGCGAGCCCGTTCACTCCGACGCGAGGACCGAGCTCGAGATAGAGAGGGACGGCCAGGAGGGCGACGACCGTGCCGAGCAGCATCGGACGCCACATGTCGCCGCGCGCGTAGAACGGACGCACGGCCAGCATCTGCAGGACCCAGCCGGGAACGCCGAGGCAGAAGATTCGCAACGCCTCGGCCACGTGCACGCCGTCCTCCGGCGAGAAGGCGCCTCGCACATACACCAGGGCCACGAAGGGATCTGCCACCGCCACCAGGCCCGCAGCAGCCAGGCAGGCCAGACCCCCGCTGGCCTGGAGCATGCGCAGGACCAGCGCATCCAGCTCGTCCGTACGCCCTTCCGCATGCATTCGGGAGAGGGTCGGAAGCGCCGCTGTGGCGACGGCTTGACCAATCACGGCGACGGGCACCTGCATCAATCGCCGGGCATAGAAGAGGGTCGCGATCGTGCCGGTGGCAAGGGCACCCCCGAACCAACGGTCGTACCACTCATCGACCGTGAGCAGGGAGACGCCCAACATCAGCGGGGCGGCGAGCGTCACGTAGGTGAGAAAATCCGGATCGAGGGGCGCGACGCGAAGCCTCACCCTCAGGTGGCCGAGCGCATCCCACAACGCGATCCCGAAGGGCCCCAGCGCCGCTCCGATCAGCGCGCCCCACGCGAAGCCCTCGACACCCATCTCGGGCGGGGCAAGGAGCCCGCCTGAAATGATCGACAGGTTGTAGATCAATGGCGCGGCGGCCTGGGCGGCGAATCGACCCTCGGCCATCAGTGCGGCCCGCAGCACACCGCCCACCACAAAGAAGATCTGGGCAGGTAGCACGATCCGGGTGAGCCGAACGGTC includes these proteins:
- the murJ gene encoding murein biosynthesis integral membrane protein MurJ; the encoded protein is MSAEGVRSARVAGVAALLGGSILLSRLLGFVREAVLARQVGIGGATDAYQAAFQIPDMMNYFLAGAALSIAFIPLYHRAKERAGDPAAEQLLATVLGTVALVTITATALLWFYADALVAFQFGKFDPAQQALTVRLTRIVLPAQIFFVVGGVLRAALMAEGRFAAQAAAPLIYNLSIISGGLLAPPEMGVEGFAWGALIGAALGPFGIALWDALGHLRVRLRVAPLDPDFLTYVTLAAPLMLGVSLLTVDEWYDRWFGGALATGTIATLFYARRLMQVPVAVIGQAVATAALPTLSRMHAEGRTDELDALVLRMLQASGGLACLAAAGLVAVADPFVALVYVRGAFSPEDGVHVAEALRIFCLGVPGWVLQMLAVRPFYARGDMWRPMLLGTVVALLAVPLYLELGPRVGVNGLALAGAIAVTANALATLAAARILHGAPSLGVLAGSVLRAAACGGAAAALALLIPAQGEGALGALRTLTGRGLVFAALCVPLAWWLGGAVLREELARLWNRVRRQPSA